In a genomic window of Labeo rohita strain BAU-BD-2019 chromosome 20, IGBB_LRoh.1.0, whole genome shotgun sequence:
- the prg4b gene encoding proteoglycan 4b isoform X38 produces MATYLPLLLLFAYTSTGSSDPNSCTGRCGEGYYKGNVCQCDNECMSLNECCTDFKELCTTKDSCKGRCGEPFHRAHTCHCDFDCVSYNQCCPDYENMCLVEETSSEDMTDGEEFGEAEEVAIPKDEDESEGLDASSMLPTDENPTEGPSSTAPTEGAASTAPTEGPSSTAPTEGAASTAPTEGPTTTASTEDPSSTAPTEGPSSVGPTEDPFNAAPTDGPSSAGPTEDPSSTAPTEGPTTAASTEDPSSTAPTEGPSSVATPVPKKTLSTPAPTKKPRKPKRPTRPSKDKNDKPNSKESLKDPSSVAPIIPEENPLEPSFDKNGIKDYQADDYDTNLCSGRPVSGLTTLRNGTTVVFRGHYFWTLDKHRNPDPPQLITKVWGIPSPIDTVYTRCNCLGKTYFFKGKNYWRFENGVMDPGFPKPITQGFGQIDHITAALSIPEYRSRKESVIFFRRGGRAQKYTYQVTPSCGRKPRISLLTVRRRARRQAAAALGQVITISRTWKGFPTVVTSAVSVPSRVKEGYKYYVFSQNKYYSIKMEREKPAILKPAQGPKENAATSFFKCPATQKN; encoded by the exons ATGGCCACATATCTGCCCTTACTGCTGCTGTTTGCATATACCTCCACAGGCTCTTCAGATCCAA ATAGCTGTACCGGTCGTTGTGGTGAAGGCTACTACAAAGGAAATGTGTGCCAGTGTGACAACGAGTGTATGAGCTTGAATGAGTGCTGTACAGACTTTAAAGAGTTGTGTACTACAA AGGACTCATGCAAAGGACGCTGCGGGGAGCCTTTTCATAGAGCCCATACATGTCACTGTGATTTTGATTGTGTCTCATACAATCAATGCTGCCCTGATTATGAGAACATGTGCTTGGTGGAAG aaaCCTCTAGTGAGGACATGACTGATGGTGAAGAGTTTGGAG AGGCAGAAGAGGTAGCTATCCCTAAGGATGAAGATGAGTCTGAAGGCCTTG ATGCCAGCAGCATGCTTCCTACTGATGAGAACCCAACTGAAGGTCCATCAAGCACAGCACCAACTGAAGGTGCAGCAAGCACAGCACCAACTGAAGGTCCATCAAGCACAGCACCAACTGAAGGTGCAGCAAGCACAGCACCAACTGAAGGTCCAACAACCACAGCATCAACAGAAGATCCTTCAAGCACAGCACCAACTGAAG GTCCATCAAGTGTAGGGCCAACAGAAGATCCTTTTAATGCAGCACCAACAGATG GTCCATCAAGTGCAGGGCCAACAGAAGATCCTTCAAGCACAGCACCAACTGAAGGTCCAACAACCGCAGCATCAACAGAAGATCCTTCAAGCACAGCACCAACTGAAGGTCCATCAAGCGTAGCTACCCCTGTCCCAAAGAAGACACTGTCCACTCCTGCTCCAACAAAAAAACCAAGAAAACCAAAAAGACCCACTCGTCCTAGTAAAGACAAGAACGACAAACCCAATTCAAAGGAATCTCTCAAGGATCCTAGTAGTGTTGCTCCAATCATACCAGAAGAAAATCCTCTTGAACCAAGCTTTGACAAGAATGGCATTAAAGATTATCAAGCTG atgaTTATGACACTAACCTCTGCAGTGGGCGTCCAGTTAGCGGTTTGACTACTCTCAGAAATGGTACCACTGTGGTGTTCAGAG GACATTACTTCTGGACATTGGACAAACATAGAAATCCCGATCCTCCTCAACTAATTACAAAGGTCTGGGGAATCCCATCTCCCATCGACACGGTTTACACCCGCTGCAACTGCCTGGGCAAAACCTACTTCTTCAAG GGAAAGAACTACTGGAGGTTTGAGAATGGTGTGATGGATCCTGGCTTTCCCAAACCCATCACCCAAGGCTTTGGACAGATTGATCACATCACAGCTGCTTTATCTATTCCAGAGTACAGAAGCAGAAAAGAGTCTGTAATCTTCTTCAGGAGAG GTGGGAGGGCACAAAAGTACACATACCAGGTTACTCCAAGTTGTGGGAGAAAGCCAAGAATTTCTCTGTTGACCGTGAGAAGGAGAGCCAGACGACAAGCTG CTGCAGCTCTGGGGCAAGTGATCACCATCTCAAGGACCTGGAAAGGATTTCCGACCGTGGTGACCTCAGCCGTATCTGTACCCTCAAGAGTGAAAGAAGGATACAAGTATTACGTATTCTCTCAAA ACAAATACTACAGCATCAAAATGGAAAGAGAAAAACCTGCCATCCTAAAACCTGCTCAAGGTCCAAAGGAAAACGCAGCAACCAGCTTCTTCAAATGCCCAGCAACCCAGAAAAACTGA
- the prg4b gene encoding proteoglycan 4b isoform X24: MATYLPLLLLFAYTSTGSSDPNSCTGRCGEGYYKGNVCQCDNECMSLNECCTDFKELCTTKDSCKGRCGEPFHRAHTCHCDFDCVSYNQCCPDYENMCLVEETSSEDMTDGEEFGEAEEVAIPKDEDESEGLDASSMLPTDENPTEGPSSTAPTEGAASTAPTEGPSSTAPTEGAASTAPTEGPTTTASTEDPSSTAPTEGPTTAASTEDPSSIAPTEGPTTAASTEDPLSSAPTEGPSSAGPTEDPSSTAPTEGPTTASSTEGPLSSVPTEGPSSAGPTEDPSSTAPTEGPTTAASTEDPSSTAPTEGPSSVATPVPKKTLSTPAPTKKPRKPKRPTRPSKDKNDKPNSKESLKDPSSVAPIIPEENPLEPSFDKNGIKDYQADDYDTNLCSGRPVSGLTTLRNGTTVVFRGHYFWTLDKHRNPDPPQLITKVWGIPSPIDTVYTRCNCLGKTYFFKGKNYWRFENGVMDPGFPKPITQGFGQIDHITAALSIPEYRSRKESVIFFRRGGRAQKYTYQVTPSCGRKPRISLLTVRRRARRQAAAALGQVITISRTWKGFPTVVTSAVSVPSRVKEGYKYYVFSQNKYYSIKMEREKPAILKPAQGPKENAATSFFKCPATQKN, from the exons ATGGCCACATATCTGCCCTTACTGCTGCTGTTTGCATATACCTCCACAGGCTCTTCAGATCCAA ATAGCTGTACCGGTCGTTGTGGTGAAGGCTACTACAAAGGAAATGTGTGCCAGTGTGACAACGAGTGTATGAGCTTGAATGAGTGCTGTACAGACTTTAAAGAGTTGTGTACTACAA AGGACTCATGCAAAGGACGCTGCGGGGAGCCTTTTCATAGAGCCCATACATGTCACTGTGATTTTGATTGTGTCTCATACAATCAATGCTGCCCTGATTATGAGAACATGTGCTTGGTGGAAG aaaCCTCTAGTGAGGACATGACTGATGGTGAAGAGTTTGGAG AGGCAGAAGAGGTAGCTATCCCTAAGGATGAAGATGAGTCTGAAGGCCTTG ATGCCAGCAGCATGCTTCCTACTGATGAGAACCCAACTGAAGGTCCATCAAGCACAGCACCAACTGAAGGTGCAGCAAGCACAGCACCAACTGAAGGTCCATCAAGCACAGCACCAACTGAAGGTGCAGCAAGCACAGCACCAACTGAAGGTCCAACAACCACAGCATCAACAGAAGATCCTTCAAGCACAGCACCAACTGAAG GTCCAACAACCGCAGCATCAACAGAAGATCCTTCAAGCATAGCACCAACTGAAG GTCCAACAACCGCAGCATCAACAGAAGATCCTTTAAGTTCAGCACCAACTGAAGGTCCATCAAGTGCAGGGCCAACAGAAGATCCTTCAAGCACAGCACCAACTGAAGGTCCAACAACCGCATCATCAACAGAAGGCCCTTTAAGTTCAGTACCAACAGAAGGTCCATCAAGTGCAGGGCCAACAGAAGATCCTTCAAGCACAGCACCAACTGAAGGTCCAACAACCGCAGCATCAACAGAAGATCCTTCAAGCACAGCACCAACTGAAGGTCCATCAAGCGTAGCTACCCCTGTCCCAAAGAAGACACTGTCCACTCCTGCTCCAACAAAAAAACCAAGAAAACCAAAAAGACCCACTCGTCCTAGTAAAGACAAGAACGACAAACCCAATTCAAAGGAATCTCTCAAGGATCCTAGTAGTGTTGCTCCAATCATACCAGAAGAAAATCCTCTTGAACCAAGCTTTGACAAGAATGGCATTAAAGATTATCAAGCTG atgaTTATGACACTAACCTCTGCAGTGGGCGTCCAGTTAGCGGTTTGACTACTCTCAGAAATGGTACCACTGTGGTGTTCAGAG GACATTACTTCTGGACATTGGACAAACATAGAAATCCCGATCCTCCTCAACTAATTACAAAGGTCTGGGGAATCCCATCTCCCATCGACACGGTTTACACCCGCTGCAACTGCCTGGGCAAAACCTACTTCTTCAAG GGAAAGAACTACTGGAGGTTTGAGAATGGTGTGATGGATCCTGGCTTTCCCAAACCCATCACCCAAGGCTTTGGACAGATTGATCACATCACAGCTGCTTTATCTATTCCAGAGTACAGAAGCAGAAAAGAGTCTGTAATCTTCTTCAGGAGAG GTGGGAGGGCACAAAAGTACACATACCAGGTTACTCCAAGTTGTGGGAGAAAGCCAAGAATTTCTCTGTTGACCGTGAGAAGGAGAGCCAGACGACAAGCTG CTGCAGCTCTGGGGCAAGTGATCACCATCTCAAGGACCTGGAAAGGATTTCCGACCGTGGTGACCTCAGCCGTATCTGTACCCTCAAGAGTGAAAGAAGGATACAAGTATTACGTATTCTCTCAAA ACAAATACTACAGCATCAAAATGGAAAGAGAAAAACCTGCCATCCTAAAACCTGCTCAAGGTCCAAAGGAAAACGCAGCAACCAGCTTCTTCAAATGCCCAGCAACCCAGAAAAACTGA
- the prg4b gene encoding proteoglycan 4b isoform X25 has product MATYLPLLLLFAYTSTGSSDPNSCTGRCGEGYYKGNVCQCDNECMSLNECCTDFKELCTTKDSCKGRCGEPFHRAHTCHCDFDCVSYNQCCPDYENMCLVEETSSEDMTDGEEFGEAEEVAIPKDEDESEGLDASSMLPTDENPTEGPSSTAPTEGAASTAPTEGPSSTAPTEGAASTAPTEGPTTTASTEDPSSTAPTEGPSSTAPTEDPSSTASTEGPASTAPTEGPTTAASTEDPSSIAPTEGPSSVGPTEDPFNAAPTDGPSSAGPTEDPSSTAPTEGPTTAASTEDPSSTAPTEGPSSVATPVPKKTLSTPAPTKKPRKPKRPTRPSKDKNDKPNSKESLKDPSSVAPIIPEENPLEPSFDKNGIKDYQADDYDTNLCSGRPVSGLTTLRNGTTVVFRGHYFWTLDKHRNPDPPQLITKVWGIPSPIDTVYTRCNCLGKTYFFKGKNYWRFENGVMDPGFPKPITQGFGQIDHITAALSIPEYRSRKESVIFFRRGGRAQKYTYQVTPSCGRKPRISLLTVRRRARRQAAAALGQVITISRTWKGFPTVVTSAVSVPSRVKEGYKYYVFSQNKYYSIKMEREKPAILKPAQGPKENAATSFFKCPATQKN; this is encoded by the exons ATGGCCACATATCTGCCCTTACTGCTGCTGTTTGCATATACCTCCACAGGCTCTTCAGATCCAA ATAGCTGTACCGGTCGTTGTGGTGAAGGCTACTACAAAGGAAATGTGTGCCAGTGTGACAACGAGTGTATGAGCTTGAATGAGTGCTGTACAGACTTTAAAGAGTTGTGTACTACAA AGGACTCATGCAAAGGACGCTGCGGGGAGCCTTTTCATAGAGCCCATACATGTCACTGTGATTTTGATTGTGTCTCATACAATCAATGCTGCCCTGATTATGAGAACATGTGCTTGGTGGAAG aaaCCTCTAGTGAGGACATGACTGATGGTGAAGAGTTTGGAG AGGCAGAAGAGGTAGCTATCCCTAAGGATGAAGATGAGTCTGAAGGCCTTG ATGCCAGCAGCATGCTTCCTACTGATGAGAACCCAACTGAAGGTCCATCAAGCACAGCACCAACTGAAGGTGCAGCAAGCACAGCACCAACTGAAGGTCCATCAAGCACAGCACCAACTGAAGGTGCAGCAAGCACAGCACCAACTGAAGGTCCAACAACCACAGCATCAACAGAAGATCCTTCAAGCACAGCACCAACTGAAGGTCCATCAAGCACAGCACCAACAGAAGATCCTTCAAGCACAGCATCAACAGAAGGTCCAGCAAGCACAGCACCAACTGAAGGTCCAACAACCGCAGCATCAACAGAAGATCCTTCAAGCATAGCACCAACTGAAGGTCCATCAAGTGTAGGGCCAACAGAAGATCCTTTTAATGCAGCACCAACAGATG GTCCATCAAGTGCAGGGCCAACAGAAGATCCTTCAAGCACAGCACCAACTGAAGGTCCAACAACCGCAGCATCAACAGAAGATCCTTCAAGCACAGCACCAACTGAAGGTCCATCAAGCGTAGCTACCCCTGTCCCAAAGAAGACACTGTCCACTCCTGCTCCAACAAAAAAACCAAGAAAACCAAAAAGACCCACTCGTCCTAGTAAAGACAAGAACGACAAACCCAATTCAAAGGAATCTCTCAAGGATCCTAGTAGTGTTGCTCCAATCATACCAGAAGAAAATCCTCTTGAACCAAGCTTTGACAAGAATGGCATTAAAGATTATCAAGCTG atgaTTATGACACTAACCTCTGCAGTGGGCGTCCAGTTAGCGGTTTGACTACTCTCAGAAATGGTACCACTGTGGTGTTCAGAG GACATTACTTCTGGACATTGGACAAACATAGAAATCCCGATCCTCCTCAACTAATTACAAAGGTCTGGGGAATCCCATCTCCCATCGACACGGTTTACACCCGCTGCAACTGCCTGGGCAAAACCTACTTCTTCAAG GGAAAGAACTACTGGAGGTTTGAGAATGGTGTGATGGATCCTGGCTTTCCCAAACCCATCACCCAAGGCTTTGGACAGATTGATCACATCACAGCTGCTTTATCTATTCCAGAGTACAGAAGCAGAAAAGAGTCTGTAATCTTCTTCAGGAGAG GTGGGAGGGCACAAAAGTACACATACCAGGTTACTCCAAGTTGTGGGAGAAAGCCAAGAATTTCTCTGTTGACCGTGAGAAGGAGAGCCAGACGACAAGCTG CTGCAGCTCTGGGGCAAGTGATCACCATCTCAAGGACCTGGAAAGGATTTCCGACCGTGGTGACCTCAGCCGTATCTGTACCCTCAAGAGTGAAAGAAGGATACAAGTATTACGTATTCTCTCAAA ACAAATACTACAGCATCAAAATGGAAAGAGAAAAACCTGCCATCCTAAAACCTGCTCAAGGTCCAAAGGAAAACGCAGCAACCAGCTTCTTCAAATGCCCAGCAACCCAGAAAAACTGA
- the prg4b gene encoding proteoglycan 4b isoform X13 — MATYLPLLLLFAYTSTGSSDPNSCTGRCGEGYYKGNVCQCDNECMSLNECCTDFKELCTTKDSCKGRCGEPFHRAHTCHCDFDCVSYNQCCPDYENMCLVEETSSEDMTDGEEFGEAEEVAIPKDEDESEGLDASSMLPTDENPTEGPSSTAPTEGAASTAPTEGPSSTAPTEGAASTAPTEGPTTTASTEDPSSTAPTEGPSSTAPTEDPSSTASTEGPASTAPTEGPTTAASTEDPSSIAPTEGPSSVGPTEDPFNAAPTDGPSGAGPTEDPFNAAPRDGPSSAGPTEDPSSTAPTEGPTTASSTEGPLSSVPTEGPSSAGPTEDPSSTAPTEGPTTAASTEDPSSTAPTEGPSSVATPVPKKTLSTPAPTKKPRKPKRPTRPSKDKNDKPNSKESLKDPSSVAPIIPEENPLEPSFDKNGIKDYQADDYDTNLCSGRPVSGLTTLRNGTTVVFRGHYFWTLDKHRNPDPPQLITKVWGIPSPIDTVYTRCNCLGKTYFFKGKNYWRFENGVMDPGFPKPITQGFGQIDHITAALSIPEYRSRKESVIFFRRGGRAQKYTYQVTPSCGRKPRISLLTVRRRARRQAAAALGQVITISRTWKGFPTVVTSAVSVPSRVKEGYKYYVFSQNKYYSIKMEREKPAILKPAQGPKENAATSFFKCPATQKN; from the exons ATGGCCACATATCTGCCCTTACTGCTGCTGTTTGCATATACCTCCACAGGCTCTTCAGATCCAA ATAGCTGTACCGGTCGTTGTGGTGAAGGCTACTACAAAGGAAATGTGTGCCAGTGTGACAACGAGTGTATGAGCTTGAATGAGTGCTGTACAGACTTTAAAGAGTTGTGTACTACAA AGGACTCATGCAAAGGACGCTGCGGGGAGCCTTTTCATAGAGCCCATACATGTCACTGTGATTTTGATTGTGTCTCATACAATCAATGCTGCCCTGATTATGAGAACATGTGCTTGGTGGAAG aaaCCTCTAGTGAGGACATGACTGATGGTGAAGAGTTTGGAG AGGCAGAAGAGGTAGCTATCCCTAAGGATGAAGATGAGTCTGAAGGCCTTG ATGCCAGCAGCATGCTTCCTACTGATGAGAACCCAACTGAAGGTCCATCAAGCACAGCACCAACTGAAGGTGCAGCAAGCACAGCACCAACTGAAGGTCCATCAAGCACAGCACCAACTGAAGGTGCAGCAAGCACAGCACCAACTGAAGGTCCAACAACCACAGCATCAACAGAAGATCCTTCAAGCACAGCACCAACTGAAGGTCCATCAAGCACAGCACCAACAGAAGATCCTTCAAGCACAGCATCAACAGAAGGTCCAGCAAGCACAGCACCAACTGAAGGTCCAACAACCGCAGCATCAACAGAAGATCCTTCAAGCATAGCACCAACTGAAGGTCCATCAAGTGTAGGGCCAACAGAAGATCCTTTTAATGCAGCACCAACAGATGGTCCATCAGGTGCAGGGCCAACAGAAGATCCTTTTAATGCAGCACCAAGAGATG GTCCATCAAGTGCAGGGCCAACAGAAGATCCTTCAAGCACAGCACCAACTGAAGGTCCAACAACCGCATCATCAACAGAAGGCCCTTTAAGTTCAGTACCAACAGAAGGTCCATCAAGTGCAGGGCCAACAGAAGATCCTTCAAGCACAGCACCAACTGAAGGTCCAACAACCGCAGCATCAACAGAAGATCCTTCAAGCACAGCACCAACTGAAGGTCCATCAAGCGTAGCTACCCCTGTCCCAAAGAAGACACTGTCCACTCCTGCTCCAACAAAAAAACCAAGAAAACCAAAAAGACCCACTCGTCCTAGTAAAGACAAGAACGACAAACCCAATTCAAAGGAATCTCTCAAGGATCCTAGTAGTGTTGCTCCAATCATACCAGAAGAAAATCCTCTTGAACCAAGCTTTGACAAGAATGGCATTAAAGATTATCAAGCTG atgaTTATGACACTAACCTCTGCAGTGGGCGTCCAGTTAGCGGTTTGACTACTCTCAGAAATGGTACCACTGTGGTGTTCAGAG GACATTACTTCTGGACATTGGACAAACATAGAAATCCCGATCCTCCTCAACTAATTACAAAGGTCTGGGGAATCCCATCTCCCATCGACACGGTTTACACCCGCTGCAACTGCCTGGGCAAAACCTACTTCTTCAAG GGAAAGAACTACTGGAGGTTTGAGAATGGTGTGATGGATCCTGGCTTTCCCAAACCCATCACCCAAGGCTTTGGACAGATTGATCACATCACAGCTGCTTTATCTATTCCAGAGTACAGAAGCAGAAAAGAGTCTGTAATCTTCTTCAGGAGAG GTGGGAGGGCACAAAAGTACACATACCAGGTTACTCCAAGTTGTGGGAGAAAGCCAAGAATTTCTCTGTTGACCGTGAGAAGGAGAGCCAGACGACAAGCTG CTGCAGCTCTGGGGCAAGTGATCACCATCTCAAGGACCTGGAAAGGATTTCCGACCGTGGTGACCTCAGCCGTATCTGTACCCTCAAGAGTGAAAGAAGGATACAAGTATTACGTATTCTCTCAAA ACAAATACTACAGCATCAAAATGGAAAGAGAAAAACCTGCCATCCTAAAACCTGCTCAAGGTCCAAAGGAAAACGCAGCAACCAGCTTCTTCAAATGCCCAGCAACCCAGAAAAACTGA
- the prg4b gene encoding proteoglycan 4b isoform X6, with translation MATYLPLLLLFAYTSTGSSDPNSCTGRCGEGYYKGNVCQCDNECMSLNECCTDFKELCTTKDSCKGRCGEPFHRAHTCHCDFDCVSYNQCCPDYENMCLVEETSSEDMTDGEEFGEAEEVAIPKDEDESEGLDASSMLPTDENPTEGPSSTAPTEGAASTAPTEGPSSTAPTEGAASTAPTEGPTTTASTEDPSSTAPTEGPTTAASTEDPSSIAPTEGPSSVGPTEDPFNAAPTDGPSGAGPTEDPFNAAPRDGPSSAGPTEDPFNAAPRDGPSSAGPTEDPSSTAPTEGPTTAASTEDPLSSAPTEGPSSAGPTEDPSSTAPTEGPTTASSTEGPLSSVPTEGPSSAGPTEDPSSTAPTEGPTTAASTEDPSSTAPTEGPSSVATPVPKKTLSTPAPTKKPRKPKRPTRPSKDKNDKPNSKESLKDPSSVAPIIPEENPLEPSFDKNGIKDYQADDYDTNLCSGRPVSGLTTLRNGTTVVFRGHYFWTLDKHRNPDPPQLITKVWGIPSPIDTVYTRCNCLGKTYFFKGKNYWRFENGVMDPGFPKPITQGFGQIDHITAALSIPEYRSRKESVIFFRRGGRAQKYTYQVTPSCGRKPRISLLTVRRRARRQAAAALGQVITISRTWKGFPTVVTSAVSVPSRVKEGYKYYVFSQNKYYSIKMEREKPAILKPAQGPKENAATSFFKCPATQKN, from the exons ATGGCCACATATCTGCCCTTACTGCTGCTGTTTGCATATACCTCCACAGGCTCTTCAGATCCAA ATAGCTGTACCGGTCGTTGTGGTGAAGGCTACTACAAAGGAAATGTGTGCCAGTGTGACAACGAGTGTATGAGCTTGAATGAGTGCTGTACAGACTTTAAAGAGTTGTGTACTACAA AGGACTCATGCAAAGGACGCTGCGGGGAGCCTTTTCATAGAGCCCATACATGTCACTGTGATTTTGATTGTGTCTCATACAATCAATGCTGCCCTGATTATGAGAACATGTGCTTGGTGGAAG aaaCCTCTAGTGAGGACATGACTGATGGTGAAGAGTTTGGAG AGGCAGAAGAGGTAGCTATCCCTAAGGATGAAGATGAGTCTGAAGGCCTTG ATGCCAGCAGCATGCTTCCTACTGATGAGAACCCAACTGAAGGTCCATCAAGCACAGCACCAACTGAAGGTGCAGCAAGCACAGCACCAACTGAAGGTCCATCAAGCACAGCACCAACTGAAGGTGCAGCAAGCACAGCACCAACTGAAGGTCCAACAACCACAGCATCAACAGAAGATCCTTCAAGCACAGCACCAACTGAAG GTCCAACAACCGCAGCATCAACAGAAGATCCTTCAAGCATAGCACCAACTGAAGGTCCATCAAGTGTAGGGCCAACAGAAGATCCTTTTAATGCAGCACCAACAGATGGTCCATCAGGTGCAGGGCCAACAGAAGATCCTTTTAATGCAGCACCAAGAGATGGTCCATCAAGTGCAGGGCCAACAGAAGATCCTTTTAATGCAGCACCAAGAGATGGTCCATCAAGTGCAGGGCCAACAGAAGATCCTTCAAGCACAGCACCAACTGAAGGTCCAACAACCGCAGCATCAACAGAAGATCCTTTAAGTTCAGCACCAACTGAAGGTCCATCAAGTGCAGGGCCAACAGAAGATCCTTCAAGCACAGCACCAACTGAAGGTCCAACAACCGCATCATCAACAGAAGGCCCTTTAAGTTCAGTACCAACAGAAGGTCCATCAAGTGCAGGGCCAACAGAAGATCCTTCAAGCACAGCACCAACTGAAGGTCCAACAACCGCAGCATCAACAGAAGATCCTTCAAGCACAGCACCAACTGAAGGTCCATCAAGCGTAGCTACCCCTGTCCCAAAGAAGACACTGTCCACTCCTGCTCCAACAAAAAAACCAAGAAAACCAAAAAGACCCACTCGTCCTAGTAAAGACAAGAACGACAAACCCAATTCAAAGGAATCTCTCAAGGATCCTAGTAGTGTTGCTCCAATCATACCAGAAGAAAATCCTCTTGAACCAAGCTTTGACAAGAATGGCATTAAAGATTATCAAGCTG atgaTTATGACACTAACCTCTGCAGTGGGCGTCCAGTTAGCGGTTTGACTACTCTCAGAAATGGTACCACTGTGGTGTTCAGAG GACATTACTTCTGGACATTGGACAAACATAGAAATCCCGATCCTCCTCAACTAATTACAAAGGTCTGGGGAATCCCATCTCCCATCGACACGGTTTACACCCGCTGCAACTGCCTGGGCAAAACCTACTTCTTCAAG GGAAAGAACTACTGGAGGTTTGAGAATGGTGTGATGGATCCTGGCTTTCCCAAACCCATCACCCAAGGCTTTGGACAGATTGATCACATCACAGCTGCTTTATCTATTCCAGAGTACAGAAGCAGAAAAGAGTCTGTAATCTTCTTCAGGAGAG GTGGGAGGGCACAAAAGTACACATACCAGGTTACTCCAAGTTGTGGGAGAAAGCCAAGAATTTCTCTGTTGACCGTGAGAAGGAGAGCCAGACGACAAGCTG CTGCAGCTCTGGGGCAAGTGATCACCATCTCAAGGACCTGGAAAGGATTTCCGACCGTGGTGACCTCAGCCGTATCTGTACCCTCAAGAGTGAAAGAAGGATACAAGTATTACGTATTCTCTCAAA ACAAATACTACAGCATCAAAATGGAAAGAGAAAAACCTGCCATCCTAAAACCTGCTCAAGGTCCAAAGGAAAACGCAGCAACCAGCTTCTTCAAATGCCCAGCAACCCAGAAAAACTGA